TTACCAGAGTCAGCATTCCTGTTTGTAGGTACAATAGAAGATGCTGTTAAAAAAGCGAAGGGAAGTATGTAGTCATGGCTAGTGAATTTTCATTGAAAGTTGTAACTCCAGATGATACATTTTATGATGGAGAAGTTGAGATGATAGTAGTTAGAACTACAAAGGGAGACAAAGGGGTATTAAAAGGTCACATACCTTTTGTTTCAGGTATACCTGTAGGGACTTTGAAGATAAAAAAAGATGGAAATTTTAAAGAAGCAAAGATAGCAGAAGGATTTGTTAATGTAGACCAAAATAAAACTGTTATATTGACAGAATCTGCTGAATGGATTTAATAATTTAAATATAAAACATAAAAAGTCATTTTTTCTAAAAATATTTTTGGTCGAAATGACTTTTTTTATGTTTTTGATGTTAATAAAATAACAATATGTGGGGTGTAAAGTATACTGGGAATGTGGTGATAATAAATTCACAAAATATTTGAATTTAATGCAAAATTATGTTGCAATTAATAAGATAAAGAAGGTTTAGATAGATTATATAGAAGTGAAAAAATATTCATATAAGAAATCTATATAAAATTTTTATAAAATTTAAAAAATTTGCTTAGTTGTGTAGTATAATAAATAATATAATAGATTTACATAGATTATTTATTATAAATAATTTTAAAAGTTACAATTTTATTATAATGATTATTAAATTGGGATAAGTAACATAAACTAAACAATAATAGGTATTATCAATAGTAAATTTATAAATTCATTATTAAATGGAAAGAGTTATTATAAATTTTCTGGAGGAAAAATGGATATATTTGATATTGGAGTAGACATAGTTGAAATCGACAGAATAAAAAAAGCTGTAGAAAAAAATAATAGGTTTTTGGAGAAAATATTTACAGATAAAGAAATTGAATATTTTAATTCTAAAAATTTTAAGGCAGAAAGTATAGCTGGTAATTTTGCAGCAAAGGAAGCTATAAGTAAATCTATGGGTACAGGAATCAGAATGTTTAACTTTAAAGATATAGAGGTTCTCAGAAATGAAATGGGAAAACCAATAGTAAAAACTTATAATAATCTGGCAAAAATGTGCATAGATTATAATGTTTTAGAAATAAAAGTTTCAATATCACATTCAAAAGATTATGCTATAGCAAATGCGATAACTATAATTAAGGACTAAGGAGTGATTACATTATGATGGATAAAACAGCAAA
This sequence is a window from Clostridioides difficile. Protein-coding genes within it:
- the atpC gene encoding ATP synthase F1 subunit epsilon, which translates into the protein MASEFSLKVVTPDDTFYDGEVEMIVVRTTKGDKGVLKGHIPFVSGIPVGTLKIKKDGNFKEAKIAEGFVNVDQNKTVILTESAEWI
- the acpS gene encoding holo-ACP synthase, with the translated sequence MDIFDIGVDIVEIDRIKKAVEKNNRFLEKIFTDKEIEYFNSKNFKAESIAGNFAAKEAISKSMGTGIRMFNFKDIEVLRNEMGKPIVKTYNNLAKMCIDYNVLEIKVSISHSKDYAIANAITIIKD